One Pan paniscus chromosome 16, NHGRI_mPanPan1-v2.0_pri, whole genome shotgun sequence DNA segment encodes these proteins:
- the KIF7 gene encoding kinesin-like protein KIF7 isoform X8, with protein MGLEAQRLPGAEEAPVRVALRVRPLLPKELLHGHQSCLQVEPGLGRVTLGRDRHFGFHVVLAEDAGQEAVYQACVQPLLEAFFEGFNATVFAYGQTGSGKTYTMGEASVASLLEDEQGIVPRAMAEAFKLIDENDLLDCLVHVSYLEVYKEEFRDLLEVGTASRDIQLREDERGNVVLCGVKEVDVEGLDEVLSLLEMGNAARHTGATHLNHLSSRSHTVFTVTLEQRGRAPSRLPRPAPGQLLVSKFHFVDLAGSERVLKTGSTGERLKESIQINSSLLALGNVISALGDPQRRGSHIPYRDSKITRILKDSLGGNAKTVMIACVSPSSSDFDETLNTLNYASRAQNIRNRATVNWRPEAERPPEEAASGARGPPRHRSETRIIHRGRRAPGPATASAAAAMRLGAECARYRACTDAAYSLLRELQAEPGLPGAAARKVRDWLCAVEGERSALSSASGPDSGIESASVEDQAAQGAGGRKEDEGAQQLLTLQNQVARLEEENRDFLAALEDAMEQYKLQSDRLREQQEEMVELRLRLELVRPGWGGPRLLNGLPPGSFVPRPHTAPLGGAHAHVLGMVPPACLPGDEVGSEQRGEVTNGREAGAELLTEVNRLGSGSSAASEEEEEEEELPRRTLHLRRNGISNCSQRAGARPGSLPERKGPELCLEELDAAIPGSRVGGSKARVQARQVPPATASEWRLAQAQQKIRELAINIRMKEELIGELVRTGKAAQALNRQHSQRIRELEQEAEQVRAELSEGQRQLRELEGKEPQDAGERSRLQEFRRRVAAAQSQVQVLKEKKQATERLVSLSAQSEKRLQELEQNVQLMRQQQGQLQRRLREETEQKRRLEAEMSKRQHRVKELELKHEQQQKILKIKTEEIAAFQRKRRSGSNGSVVSLEQQQKIEEQKKWLDQEMEKVLQQRRALEELGEELHKREAILAKKEALMQEKTGLESKRLRSSQALNEDIVRVSSRLEHLEKELSEKSGQLRQGSAQSQQQIRGEIDSLRQEKDSLLKQRLEIDSKLRQGSLLSPEEERTLFQLDEAIEALDAAIEYKNEAITCRQRVLRASASLLSQCEMNLMAKLSYLSSSETRALLCKYFDKVVTLREEQHQQQIAFSELEMQLEEQQRLVYWLEVALERQRLEMDRQLTLQQKEHEQNMQLLLQQSRDHLGEGLADSRRQYEARIQALEKELGRYMWINQELKQKLGGVNAVGHSRGGEKRSLCLEGRQAPGNEDELHLAPELLWLSPLTEGAPRTREETRDLVHAPLPLTWKRSSLCGEEQGSPEELRQREAAEPLVGRVLPVGEAGLPWNFGPLSKPRRELRRASPGMIDVRKNPL; from the exons ATGGGGCTGGAGGCTCAGaggctgccaggggctgaggaggcCCCAGTGCGGGTTGCCCTGCGAGTTCGACCACTGCTGCCCAAGGAGCTGCTGCACGGGCATCAGAGCTGCCTGCAGGTGGAGCCAGGGCTTGGCCGCGTCACTCTGGGCCGTGACCGACACTTTGGCTTCCACGTGGTGCTGGCCGAGGATGCCGGGCAGGAGGCCGTGTACCAGGCCTGCGTTCAGCccctccttgaggccttcttcGAGGGCTTCAATGCCACTGTCTTTGCCTATGGTCAGACGGGCTCAGGGAAGACATACACCATGGGGGAGGCCAGTGTGG cctccctccttGAGGATGAGCAGGGCATTGTCCCGAGGGCCATGGCCGAGGCCTTTAAGCTCATCGATGAGAACGACCTGCTTGACTGTCTGGTACATGTGTCCTACCTGGAAGTGTACAAGGAGGAGTTCCGAGACCTGCTCGAGGTGGGCACTGCCAGCCGTGACATCCAGCTCCGGGAAGATGAGCGTGGGAATGTTG TGCTGTGCGGGGTGAAGGAGGTGGACGTGGAGGGCCTGGATGAGGTGCTGAGCCTCCTGGAGATGGGCAACGCGGCGCGGCACACGGGAGCCACGCACCTCAACCACCTGTCTAGCCGCTCACACACGGTCTTCACCGTGACCCTGGAGCAGCGGGGGCGCGCCCCCAGCCgcctgccccgccccgccccgggcCAGCTTCTCGTCTCCAAGTTCCACTTCGTGGACCTGGCGGGCTCAGAGAGGGTGCTCAAGACGGGCAGCACCGGCGAGCGGCTCAAGGAGAGCATCCAGATCAACAGCAGCCTCCTGGCGCTGGGCAACGTCATCAGCGCCCTGGGGGACCCTCAGCGCCGGGGCAGCCACATACCCTACCGCGACTCCAAGATCACCCG GATCCTCAAAGACTCGCTGGGCGGGAACGCCAAGACGGTGATGATCGCCTGCGTCAGCCCTTCCTCCTCCGACTTCGACGAGACCCTCAACACCCTCAACTACGCCAGCCGCGCCCAGAACATCCGCAACCGCGCCACGGTCAACTGGCGGCCCGAGGCCGAGCGGCCACCCGAAGAGGCGGCGAGCGGCGCGCGGGGTCCGCCACGGCACCGCTCCGAGACCCGCATCATCCACCGCGGCCGGCGCGCCCCAGGCCCAGCCACCGCCTCCGCGGCGGCCGCCATGCGCCTGGGCGCCGAGTGCGCGCGCTACCGGGCCTGCACCGACGCCGCCTACAGCCTCTTGCGCGAGCTGCAGGCCGAGCCCGGGCTGCCCGGCGCCGCCGCCCGCAAGGTGCGCGACTGGCTGTGCGCCGTCGAGGGCGAGCGCAGCGCcctgagctccgcctccgggCCCGACAGCGGCATCGAGAGCGCCTCCGTCGAGGACCAGGCGGCGCAGGGGGCCGGCGGGCGAAAG GAGGATGAGGGGGCGCAGCAGCTGCTGACCCTGCAGAACCAGGTGGCGCGGCTGGAGGAGGAGAACCGAGACTTTCTGGCTGCGCTGGAGGACGCCATGGAGCAGTACAAACTGCAG AGCGACCGGCTGCGTGAGCAGCAGGAGGAGATGGTGGAACTGCGGCTGCGGTTAGAGCTGGTGCGGCCAGGCTGGGGGGGCCCGCGGCTCCTGAATGGCCTGCCTCCCGGGTCCTTTGTGCCTCGACCTCATACAGCCCCCCTGGGGGGTGCCCACGCCcatgtgctgggcatggtgccccctgcctgcctccctggaGATGAAGTTGGCTCTGAGCAGAGGGGAGAG GTGACAAATGGCAGGGAGGCTGGAGCTGAGTTGTTGACTGAGGTGAACAGGCTGGGAAGTGGCTCTTCAGCTGcttcagaggaggaagaggaggaggaggagctgccCAGGCGGACCTTACACCTGCGCAG AAATGGGATCAGCAACTGCAGTCAGAGGGCGGGGGCACGCCCAGGGAGTCTGCCAGAGAGGAAGGGCCCAGAGCTTTGCCTTGAGGAGTTGGATGCGGCCATTCCAGGGTCCAGAG TTGGTGGGAGCAAGGCCCGAGTTCAGGCCCGCCAGGTCCCCCCTGCCACGGCCTCAGAGTGGCGGCTGGCCCAGGCCCAGCAGAAGATCCGGGAGCTGGCTATCAACATCCGCATGAAGGAGGAGCTCATTGGCGAGCTGGTCCGCACAG GAAAGGCAGCTCAGGCCCTGAACCGCCAGCACAGCCAGCGTATCCGGGAGCTGGAGCAGGAGGCAGAGCAGGTGCGGGCCGAGCTGAGTGAAGGCCAGAGGCAGCTGCGGGAGCTCGAGGGCAAGGAGCCCCAGGATGCTGGCGAGCGGTCTCGGCTCCAGGAGTTCCGCAGGAGGGTCGCTGCGGCCCAGAGCCAGGTGCAG GTGCTGAAGGAGAAGAAGCAGGCTACGGAGCGGCTGGTGTCACTGTCGGCCCAGAGTGAGAAGCGACTGCAGGAGCTCGAGCAGAACGTGCAGCTCATGCGGCAGCAGCAGGGACAGCTGCAGAGGCGGCTTCGCGAGGAGACGGAGCAGAAGCGGCGCCTGGAGGCAGAGATGAGCAAGCGGCAGCACCGCGTCAAG GAGCTGGAGCTGAAGCATGAGCAGCAGCAGAAGATCCTGAAGATTAAGACGGAAGAGATCGCGGCCTTCCAGAGGAAGAGGCGCAGTGGCAGCAACGGCTCTGTGGTCAGCCTGGAACAGCAGCAG AAGATTGAGGAGCAGAAGAAGTGGCTGGACCAGGAGATGGAGAAGGTGCTACAGCAGCGGCGGGCGCTGGAGGAGCTGGGGGAGGAGCTCCACAAGcgggaggccatcctggccaagaaGGAGGCCCTGATGCAGGAGAAGACGGGGCTGGAGAGCAAGCGCCTGAGATCCAGCCAG GCCCTCAACGAGGATATCGTGCGAGTGTCCAGCCGGCTGGAGCACCTGGAGAAGGAGCTGTCCGAGAAGAGCGGGCAGCTGCGGCAGGGCAGCGCCCAGAGCCAGCAGCAGATCCGCGGGGAGATCGACAGCCTGCGCCAGGAGAAGGACTCGCTGCTCAAGCAGCGCCTGGAGATCGACagcaagctgaggcaggggagtctgCTGTCCCCCGAG GAGGAGCGGACGCTGTTCCAGTTGGATGAGGCCATCGAGGCCCTGGATGCTGCCATTGAGTATAAGAATGAGGCCATCACATGCCGCCAGCGGGTGCTTCGGGCCTCAGCCTCGTTGCTGTCCCAGTGCGAGATGAACCTCATGGCCAAGCTCAGCTACCTCTCATCCTCAGAGACCAGAGCCCTCCTCTGCAAGTATTTTGACAAG GTGGTGACGCTCCGAGAGGAGCAGCACCAGCAGCAGATTGCCTTCTCGGAACTGGAGATGCAGCTGGAGGAGCAGCAGAGGCTGGTGTACTGGCTGGAGGTGGCCCTGGAGCGGCAGCGCCTGGAGATGGACCGCCAGCTGACCCTGCAGCAGAAGGAGCACGAGCAGAACATGCAGCTGCTCCTGCAGCAGAGTCGAG ACCACCTCGGTGAAGGGTTAGCAGACAGCAGGAGGCAGTATGAGGCCCGGATTCAAGCTCTGGAGAAGGAACTGGGCCGTTACATGTGGATAAACCAGGAACTGAAACAGAAGCTCGGCGGTGTGAACGCTGTAGGCCACAGCAGGG GTGGGGAGAAGAGGAGCCTGTGCTTGGagggcagacaggctcctggaaATGAAGATGAGCTCCACCTGGCACCCGAGCTTCTCTGGCTGTCCCCCCTCACTGAGGGGGCCCCCCGCACCCGGGAGGAGACGCGGGACTTGGTCCACGCTCCGTTACCCTTGACCTGGAAACGCTCGAGCCTGTGTGGTGAGGAGCAGGGGTCCCCCGAGGAACTGAGGCAGCGGGAGGCGGCTGAGCCCCTGGTGGGGCGGGTGCTTCCTGTGGGTGAGGCAGGCCTGCCCTGGAACTTTGGGCCTTTGTCCAAGCCCCGGCGGGAACTGCGACGAGCCAGCCCGGGGATGATTGATGTCCGGAAAAACCCCCTGTAA
- the KIF7 gene encoding kinesin-like protein KIF7 isoform X7, whose amino-acid sequence MGLEAQRLPGAEEAPVRVALRVRPLLPKELLHGHQSCLQVEPGLGRVTLGRDRHFGFHVVLAEDAGQEAVYQACVQPLLEAFFEGFNATVFAYGQTGSGKTYTMGEASVASLLEDEQGIVPRAMAEAFKLIDENDLLDCLVHVSYLEVYKEEFRDLLEVGTASRDIQLREDERGNVVLCGVKEVDVEGLDEVLSLLEMGNAARHTGATHLNHLSSRSHTVFTVTLEQRGRAPSRLPRPAPGQLLVSKFHFVDLAGSERVLKTGSTGERLKESIQINSSLLALGNVISALGDPQRRGSHIPYRDSKITRILKDSLGGNAKTVMIACVSPSSSDFDETLNTLNYASRAQNIRNRATVNWRPEAERPPEEAASGARGPPRHRSETRIIHRGRRAPGPATASAAAAMRLGAECARYRACTDAAYSLLRELQAEPGLPGAAARKVRDWLCAVEGERSALSSASGPDSGIESASVEDQAAQGAGGRKEDEGAQQLLTLQNQVARLEEENRDFLAALEDAMEQYKLQSDRLREQQEEMVELRLRLELVRPGWGGPRLLNGLPPGSFVPRPHTAPLGGAHAHVLGMVPPACLPGDEVGSEQRGEQVTNGREAGAELLTEVNRLGSGSSAASEEEEEEEELPRRTLHLRRNGISNCSQRAGARPGSLPERKGPELCLEELDAAIPGSRVGGSKARVQARQVPPATASEWRLAQAQQKIRELAINIRMKEELIGELVRTGKAAQALNRQHSQRIRELEQEAEQVRAELSEGQRQLRELEGKEPQDAGERSRLQEFRRRVAAAQSQVQVLKEKKQATERLVSLSAQSEKRLQELEQNVQLMRQQQGQLQRRLREETEQKRRLEAEMSKRQHRVKELELKHEQQQKILKIKTEEIAAFQRKRRSGSNGSVVSLEQQQKIEEQKKWLDQEMEKVLQQRRALEELGEELHKREAILAKKEALMQEKTGLESKRLRSSQALNEDIVRVSSRLEHLEKELSEKSGQLRQGSAQSQQQIRGEIDSLRQEKDSLLKQRLEIDSKLRQGSLLSPEEERTLFQLDEAIEALDAAIEYKNEAITCRQRVLRASASLLSQCEMNLMAKLSYLSSSETRALLCKYFDKVVTLREEQHQQQIAFSELEMQLEEQQRLVYWLEVALERQRLEMDRQLTLQQKEHEQNMQLLLQQSRDHLGEGLADSRRQYEARIQALEKELGRYMWINQELKQKLGGVNAVGHSRGGEKRSLCLEGRQAPGNEDELHLAPELLWLSPLTEGAPRTREETRDLVHAPLPLTWKRSSLCGEEQGSPEELRQREAAEPLVGRVLPVGEAGLPWNFGPLSKPRRELRRASPGMIDVRKNPL is encoded by the exons ATGGGGCTGGAGGCTCAGaggctgccaggggctgaggaggcCCCAGTGCGGGTTGCCCTGCGAGTTCGACCACTGCTGCCCAAGGAGCTGCTGCACGGGCATCAGAGCTGCCTGCAGGTGGAGCCAGGGCTTGGCCGCGTCACTCTGGGCCGTGACCGACACTTTGGCTTCCACGTGGTGCTGGCCGAGGATGCCGGGCAGGAGGCCGTGTACCAGGCCTGCGTTCAGCccctccttgaggccttcttcGAGGGCTTCAATGCCACTGTCTTTGCCTATGGTCAGACGGGCTCAGGGAAGACATACACCATGGGGGAGGCCAGTGTGG cctccctccttGAGGATGAGCAGGGCATTGTCCCGAGGGCCATGGCCGAGGCCTTTAAGCTCATCGATGAGAACGACCTGCTTGACTGTCTGGTACATGTGTCCTACCTGGAAGTGTACAAGGAGGAGTTCCGAGACCTGCTCGAGGTGGGCACTGCCAGCCGTGACATCCAGCTCCGGGAAGATGAGCGTGGGAATGTTG TGCTGTGCGGGGTGAAGGAGGTGGACGTGGAGGGCCTGGATGAGGTGCTGAGCCTCCTGGAGATGGGCAACGCGGCGCGGCACACGGGAGCCACGCACCTCAACCACCTGTCTAGCCGCTCACACACGGTCTTCACCGTGACCCTGGAGCAGCGGGGGCGCGCCCCCAGCCgcctgccccgccccgccccgggcCAGCTTCTCGTCTCCAAGTTCCACTTCGTGGACCTGGCGGGCTCAGAGAGGGTGCTCAAGACGGGCAGCACCGGCGAGCGGCTCAAGGAGAGCATCCAGATCAACAGCAGCCTCCTGGCGCTGGGCAACGTCATCAGCGCCCTGGGGGACCCTCAGCGCCGGGGCAGCCACATACCCTACCGCGACTCCAAGATCACCCG GATCCTCAAAGACTCGCTGGGCGGGAACGCCAAGACGGTGATGATCGCCTGCGTCAGCCCTTCCTCCTCCGACTTCGACGAGACCCTCAACACCCTCAACTACGCCAGCCGCGCCCAGAACATCCGCAACCGCGCCACGGTCAACTGGCGGCCCGAGGCCGAGCGGCCACCCGAAGAGGCGGCGAGCGGCGCGCGGGGTCCGCCACGGCACCGCTCCGAGACCCGCATCATCCACCGCGGCCGGCGCGCCCCAGGCCCAGCCACCGCCTCCGCGGCGGCCGCCATGCGCCTGGGCGCCGAGTGCGCGCGCTACCGGGCCTGCACCGACGCCGCCTACAGCCTCTTGCGCGAGCTGCAGGCCGAGCCCGGGCTGCCCGGCGCCGCCGCCCGCAAGGTGCGCGACTGGCTGTGCGCCGTCGAGGGCGAGCGCAGCGCcctgagctccgcctccgggCCCGACAGCGGCATCGAGAGCGCCTCCGTCGAGGACCAGGCGGCGCAGGGGGCCGGCGGGCGAAAG GAGGATGAGGGGGCGCAGCAGCTGCTGACCCTGCAGAACCAGGTGGCGCGGCTGGAGGAGGAGAACCGAGACTTTCTGGCTGCGCTGGAGGACGCCATGGAGCAGTACAAACTGCAG AGCGACCGGCTGCGTGAGCAGCAGGAGGAGATGGTGGAACTGCGGCTGCGGTTAGAGCTGGTGCGGCCAGGCTGGGGGGGCCCGCGGCTCCTGAATGGCCTGCCTCCCGGGTCCTTTGTGCCTCGACCTCATACAGCCCCCCTGGGGGGTGCCCACGCCcatgtgctgggcatggtgccccctgcctgcctccctggaGATGAAGTTGGCTCTGAGCAGAGGGGAGAG CAGGTGACAAATGGCAGGGAGGCTGGAGCTGAGTTGTTGACTGAGGTGAACAGGCTGGGAAGTGGCTCTTCAGCTGcttcagaggaggaagaggaggaggaggagctgccCAGGCGGACCTTACACCTGCGCAG AAATGGGATCAGCAACTGCAGTCAGAGGGCGGGGGCACGCCCAGGGAGTCTGCCAGAGAGGAAGGGCCCAGAGCTTTGCCTTGAGGAGTTGGATGCGGCCATTCCAGGGTCCAGAG TTGGTGGGAGCAAGGCCCGAGTTCAGGCCCGCCAGGTCCCCCCTGCCACGGCCTCAGAGTGGCGGCTGGCCCAGGCCCAGCAGAAGATCCGGGAGCTGGCTATCAACATCCGCATGAAGGAGGAGCTCATTGGCGAGCTGGTCCGCACAG GAAAGGCAGCTCAGGCCCTGAACCGCCAGCACAGCCAGCGTATCCGGGAGCTGGAGCAGGAGGCAGAGCAGGTGCGGGCCGAGCTGAGTGAAGGCCAGAGGCAGCTGCGGGAGCTCGAGGGCAAGGAGCCCCAGGATGCTGGCGAGCGGTCTCGGCTCCAGGAGTTCCGCAGGAGGGTCGCTGCGGCCCAGAGCCAGGTGCAG GTGCTGAAGGAGAAGAAGCAGGCTACGGAGCGGCTGGTGTCACTGTCGGCCCAGAGTGAGAAGCGACTGCAGGAGCTCGAGCAGAACGTGCAGCTCATGCGGCAGCAGCAGGGACAGCTGCAGAGGCGGCTTCGCGAGGAGACGGAGCAGAAGCGGCGCCTGGAGGCAGAGATGAGCAAGCGGCAGCACCGCGTCAAG GAGCTGGAGCTGAAGCATGAGCAGCAGCAGAAGATCCTGAAGATTAAGACGGAAGAGATCGCGGCCTTCCAGAGGAAGAGGCGCAGTGGCAGCAACGGCTCTGTGGTCAGCCTGGAACAGCAGCAG AAGATTGAGGAGCAGAAGAAGTGGCTGGACCAGGAGATGGAGAAGGTGCTACAGCAGCGGCGGGCGCTGGAGGAGCTGGGGGAGGAGCTCCACAAGcgggaggccatcctggccaagaaGGAGGCCCTGATGCAGGAGAAGACGGGGCTGGAGAGCAAGCGCCTGAGATCCAGCCAG GCCCTCAACGAGGATATCGTGCGAGTGTCCAGCCGGCTGGAGCACCTGGAGAAGGAGCTGTCCGAGAAGAGCGGGCAGCTGCGGCAGGGCAGCGCCCAGAGCCAGCAGCAGATCCGCGGGGAGATCGACAGCCTGCGCCAGGAGAAGGACTCGCTGCTCAAGCAGCGCCTGGAGATCGACagcaagctgaggcaggggagtctgCTGTCCCCCGAG GAGGAGCGGACGCTGTTCCAGTTGGATGAGGCCATCGAGGCCCTGGATGCTGCCATTGAGTATAAGAATGAGGCCATCACATGCCGCCAGCGGGTGCTTCGGGCCTCAGCCTCGTTGCTGTCCCAGTGCGAGATGAACCTCATGGCCAAGCTCAGCTACCTCTCATCCTCAGAGACCAGAGCCCTCCTCTGCAAGTATTTTGACAAG GTGGTGACGCTCCGAGAGGAGCAGCACCAGCAGCAGATTGCCTTCTCGGAACTGGAGATGCAGCTGGAGGAGCAGCAGAGGCTGGTGTACTGGCTGGAGGTGGCCCTGGAGCGGCAGCGCCTGGAGATGGACCGCCAGCTGACCCTGCAGCAGAAGGAGCACGAGCAGAACATGCAGCTGCTCCTGCAGCAGAGTCGAG ACCACCTCGGTGAAGGGTTAGCAGACAGCAGGAGGCAGTATGAGGCCCGGATTCAAGCTCTGGAGAAGGAACTGGGCCGTTACATGTGGATAAACCAGGAACTGAAACAGAAGCTCGGCGGTGTGAACGCTGTAGGCCACAGCAGGG GTGGGGAGAAGAGGAGCCTGTGCTTGGagggcagacaggctcctggaaATGAAGATGAGCTCCACCTGGCACCCGAGCTTCTCTGGCTGTCCCCCCTCACTGAGGGGGCCCCCCGCACCCGGGAGGAGACGCGGGACTTGGTCCACGCTCCGTTACCCTTGACCTGGAAACGCTCGAGCCTGTGTGGTGAGGAGCAGGGGTCCCCCGAGGAACTGAGGCAGCGGGAGGCGGCTGAGCCCCTGGTGGGGCGGGTGCTTCCTGTGGGTGAGGCAGGCCTGCCCTGGAACTTTGGGCCTTTGTCCAAGCCCCGGCGGGAACTGCGACGAGCCAGCCCGGGGATGATTGATGTCCGGAAAAACCCCCTGTAA